Proteins co-encoded in one Methanobrevibacter olleyae genomic window:
- a CDS encoding ATP-binding protein has product MLNREVYINDLRKYKDNNKIKLISGMRQSGKTSIVKEFVKELESDRNNNIIYIECNIDCDLLKLKNNLEDSELPNLINKKIKTNKNNYIFFDEIQDLHNWKFILPELLSKINENNNIIIDLYFIGINFKRLKNFFELEYNEIKVLPLSFREFLELKYEFNKTNLNKITNKEKEEILLQVLDKNNAFKVSSNKDYSKEFKEYVKYGSLPILFEYDNKNNILKNLVFGVYNTIFLQDIVKKNSIKNVILLERIIKYTLLNLGNLTSSKNLCKYLKKDCKKTTPTTVLDYLKILEESHLFYSVRRYDIAKDKELKTLPKYYVGDTGINNSIMGFSEDIKNNILENIVFLNLLHRNYKIRVGKYNNKEISFVVRTPETRKYYQICKTINDKEILKEKCESLELIKDNYEKIVLTLDKNVKMEWKGIKFVNIIDFLLEDD; this is encoded by the coding sequence GTGTTAAATAGAGAAGTTTATATAAATGATTTAAGGAAATATAAAGATAATAATAAAATTAAGTTAATTAGTGGGATGAGACAATCTGGAAAAACAAGTATTGTAAAAGAATTTGTAAAAGAATTAGAGTCTGATAGAAACAATAATATAATCTATATAGAATGTAATATCGATTGCGATTTATTAAAATTAAAAAATAATTTAGAAGATTCCGAACTACCTAACTTAATTAATAAAAAAATAAAAACTAATAAGAATAATTATATCTTCTTTGATGAAATTCAAGATTTGCACAACTGGAAATTTATATTACCTGAGCTATTGTCAAAAATCAATGAAAATAATAATATTATCATAGACTTATATTTTATAGGTATTAACTTTAAGAGATTAAAAAACTTTTTTGAATTAGAATACAATGAAATAAAAGTATTGCCTTTATCATTTAGAGAATTTTTAGAGTTAAAATATGAATTTAATAAAACTAACTTAAATAAAATTACAAATAAAGAAAAAGAAGAAATATTACTCCAAGTCTTAGATAAAAACAATGCATTTAAAGTCAGTTCGAATAAAGATTATTCTAAAGAGTTTAAAGAATATGTGAAATACGGATCATTACCTATATTGTTTGAGTATGATAATAAGAATAATATTTTAAAGAATTTAGTTTTTGGAGTTTATAATACTATATTTTTACAGGATATCGTTAAAAAAAATTCTATTAAAAATGTTATATTACTTGAAAGAATCATTAAATACACCTTACTCAATTTAGGTAATCTTACATCATCAAAAAATTTATGTAAGTACCTAAAAAAAGATTGTAAAAAAACTACTCCAACAACAGTTTTAGACTATTTAAAAATCTTAGAAGAATCCCATCTTTTTTATTCAGTACGTAGGTATGATATTGCTAAAGATAAAGAATTAAAAACATTACCTAAGTATTATGTTGGAGATACAGGAATTAATAATTCAATAATGGGATTTAGCGAAGATATCAAAAATAATATATTAGAAAATATTGTATTTTTGAACTTGTTACATAGAAATTATAAAATAAGAGTTGGGAAATATAATAATAAAGAAATAAGCTTTGTTGTTAGAACCCCTGAAACACGTAAATATTATCAAATCTGTAAAACCATTAATGATAAGGAAATCCTTAAAGAAAAATGCGAATCCTTAGAATTAATTAAGGACAATTATGAAAAAATAGTCTTAACATTAGATAAAAATGTTAAGATGGAATGGAAAGGGATAAAATTTGTTAATATAATCGATTTCCTATTAGAAGATGATTAA